GCATCAGCAACATAATCGGGTTTAATATCTCGTCCCGTATATAAATAACCCCCATTCAAATGAACCGCAAATGGTCCGATCCGAAAATCAAAAAGACCGGTAGCGATATAATCCGGATCATGGGGTATATGCGGCGGGAATTGAGGAGGATAAGGGGTACCACCAAGAGGATATTTCTCAGGAAAGGAATCTGAGTAAAAGCGCTTGTCATTATTATAGGCATTGCTAAAATATTCCCGGGATAGCCCTGGTCCGAAATTCACCGCCCCATGGATGCCAAAGGCGTATAAAATGGGAGTTTCCTTGTCCACAAAGATCGGATACCCGATTTTCCCACCCACTTCAATGGTCTCAATCCCAATCACCGGATAAGGATCGCCCCGCTCCTGGGGATAGTTACTCATCTCAAACCATTTCATAAACGGGGTGATGCGGAATCGCATCTCCAGATAATCGATTATCGAATAGGAAATGCCCGTAGAGACTTTAAAGAAATGTTTCCGGTCCGTTACCCCCATTCCCCACTGTATGGTATCAATCGCTTCATACCGCTCTTCCGGACTTAGATGGAAAGAAAGGAACCCCATATTATGAGGCTGGGCATACTGGAGTTTGAACATCCCCCGATTGCCATATACGGATATCTCTTGGGCGATAAACAGTCCGGGTAACAGGACTAATATTAACCCTAACTTCCTCATGATGCCCCCTTATTAAAAAACAATGGCCCCAACGGGAGTCGAACCCGTATCTTCACCTTGAAAGAGTGATGTCCTAACCACTAGACGATGGGGCCTTATGGGTCAGAATATATAAATTACGGAACGACTCATTATCCACAATTGCCCGGTTAATCAAAAAATAATTCTCTAAGTTAGCATTGGTAACCATAATCCGGTGGGAAAGGTCCTCGCTCATCGCCAGTAAAAATTTTGCTGCTACTTTAGGATTTTCGTTAATAATCTCCATAAATTGTTGTTTCTTCAAAACATAAAGCCGACAATCGGTCTTTGCCCTTACCGTCGCTGAGCGGGGTTTATCCGTGAGGAGTGCCATCTCACCGAAGAACGACGCTTCACCAAGTTCAGACAAGACCAAGACCAAATCTCCCCGGGTCAGAAAAACTTCCACTTTTCCGGATTCAATGAGATACATTTCATCACCCATCGTCCCTTCTTTGATTATTACCGTATCCTTTGCCACCTCCCGGGGTTCCCATTTAACCATCAACCAGTTTATCTCCTGAGGCGAGAGATATTTAAACAGGGTCACACGAGTAAAATCCTTCATAATCATTCTAATTTTATCCATATTTTAGAATCTGTCAATGGGGCATTTTTCTCGGTTAGCCCCGTTTTCCAAAGCGCACCAGGTCAAATGCCTCAACGATGTATTTTATAAACATGCGCAACTCTTTACTGAACTTCCGGATTGCACCTTCCAATATATTACTTTGAATCTTCAGGTCAAGATTAAAATCCGGAAAGGCTGTTTTATAAATGCGGAGGAGGTTATCAAATAACAATTCTAATTCAGGACGGGTGAATTTTCTCAATAAAATCTTATTTTTGATTAACCGGGTTAACCATTCATCCTCGCCCGGAGTGGTGGCGAGGAGAAGTAAAATATAATTTTCTTTGTAGGAGTACGGTGTGGGACGAACCTTATTGTGAAGCATATACCGGTTAATTCTTTTGAGTTCCTCATCATCAAGGGCAATCCGTACCAGCCCTTCTAAAAAAGCCCGACCCCGCTCTTGAAGTGGATATTCCTCAATATGATTAACTTCTTCAAATTCATCAATGATCAAAACCAATCCGCCCAGACCGAGCTGGCGTGCAATAAAACTCAAGCCACTGATAAGATAATTATAGAAATCAGCAGCAGTTGAGAAATCGTATAAGGCAGGGATTACTTGCCCACCCCGCACCCGAAAAGGTGCATTCCGGTCAGTGGCATATTCCTTGGTGGATTCCCCTTCAATCCACTGCCAGAAAACTTCGCTGGATGCATCATTTTGCTCAATATATTTGATTTTTTTTAAAACCGGGGTCAAAAAACAGTGGTCCTTTAGTTCTATATCCTGAGCCTCCCGGAGCAAATCCCGGAATCCATATTCGCAATTGTTTTTTATATACCGGAGACTGGTGACCAGTTCATGGTAGATCTTCTTCGGGCGGTAGGGTGGTGTCTCATGGAGATGGAGTTCACAGTAGGCGGTGGCAAAGCCGTTTTTCAGTGCGAGATGCCGCAGATATTCCGCAAGATGGGATTTGCCTGAACCATATTCTCCCTCAATCAAAAATACTCCTCCATTCCCATTTTTTAAATTTTCGAGCGCCCTCTTAAACATATCAATCTCATAATTCCGTCCCAGCGTAAAATATTCTATATCCTGGTGGGAAACTATGCCCAGCCGGAATGCCTCAACCAATCTCCGAGAAGAGATACGGTCTAACTCCTTTTCCTCAACCTGTAAGACCTTAAGCCATTTTGTGGGTAGCCAGATGCAGAGTCCACTGCGGAATTGAACCCGGGTTTCAGTCCCATTCCACCTTGTCTCCAGGACTATCCCCTCCCCAAATATATTATGGAAAACAATCTTAGAATTCGGCGCGCTCAACTTCTTCTTTCTCTTTTTCTAATAATTCCTTGGTGCGGGTCTTCAGGATTTGCCGGGCAGTTTCACGGTCGATCGGAGTATTAAAACTTCTTAACTGCTGCAATGCATCAATCATCCCGACCACAAAGATACGGCGATAGCTGATATCCAGCAGCTGCATTTCAAGGACCACACTCGCCATATTTTTAATGGATTTTTTTAGCATTTCGTCATTAAATTCACAATTATAAGCAGCAGTATAAATATGTGCCAGTTTCTCACCCAATTTGAGAAGGAATTCCATCGGCTCAATCTCAATTCTTTCCAGATCAATCTTTACTCCCACCGGATTTATGCGGGTGAAACTGGACCGGAGTCGCTGCTTTAATGCCTCATAGACACCACCGGTCCCCTCCAGGAGTAAATTCTCATCGGACAAGGCATAGAAGAACATTGCCCCTGGTAGTCGGGAATTGCCACATTCGTCGATAATTTGCCGCAAATTATCGAGTGCCCTTCTTTTATCCCGAGCTGATGAAATGCTCATGCCTCTTTCTGCCTCATCGAATAACAATACCAAACCGTTATAACCGATGGTGTTCACAAATTGAATCAAACTACGCAACATACGAAATGCACTGGAGCGATCGATTTTTTCTGAAATCCGATACCTCAATTTCACCTCCCGGGGGATATCCTCTCCTTTCAACCACTGAACCAAGGTCAAGAAACCTTCTTCATCATCGGCGGCAAGATTGCTCAAAGCGCCTTTTAGACAATTAGTATAACTGGTGCTTTCCAATGCTTTTATCAGGGATAGAAAATCGCGCTCCATCCGCACCTGAGTGTACCATCGACGCAACAATGCCTCAATGCCCCTTTCATAAGGATTCATCATCTCACTTTCCTTCAGCGGCGGGGTAATGTTTAAGACAACACTTTTATAAACTAATTCCAGCCGGTCAAATGGACATTCGGTAGCACTCAGCGAAACATAGCTTGTGGCATAATGATACTTCCAGGCGAGATTTCTAATGGAATAAAGGAAGTGCGTCTTGCCTCCTCCATAATTGCCCACCACCAACTTGAAAGTAGAAATACTCTGCCGCCCGGGAAAATTAAAATATTCCTCTTCAAGGGGTTTTAGATATGAATCCAGCCCCACGGTATAATACTCAATTCCCAATTCCGGTGGTGTCCCATAACCACCCAGTGTATTGATCATCAATCGGGCAACAATCGGGTCTATGTGTTCACTCATTTTTCAGAAAAGGCAATATAGGAGTAGTAAGTCCCCTCACCTTTTTCATTGTCCGGTATCCAGATTGCCCTTTTTTTATCCGTGGTGGCATCTAAGTTAGCGATATAAAGATGAACATCTTCTCTTACCGGTTCGGATTTTTTAAAGAGATAAAGTAAATAAGCAAGGGTAATGCGGGAAAACTCCCGAAAATTTTCTTTTCTTGGATCGACAAAAAATTGAGCAGGTTGTTTGAGGAGGACATATTGATTCAATACCTCCATCAGGTAAATCCTCTCGCCGGGTGTTTTTTTTGCAAGACGCAGACAATTATCATAAGCCCGCCGCAAATCCTGATAAAATTCATTCGGCTCAAATTTTGTTTTCTTTAAAACACCATCAAACTTTTTTATTGTCCGGTAAATTGTTTCGGGTTCCAGGGGTACTTTGGATTTTATCCTTTCAATCTCCGGACCGAAAAAGATTTTTGCTTCGCCAAATTCAAAATCCAGCAAAATAGTATAAAATCCCACGCGCAACTTGGGGAATTGCCCGTGCACGACCATGCCTTCATTCTGAAATAATCTTTTTATCTTCTCGCCCAGTTGAAAACGAAATTCTTCTTTTGCCTTTTCTATCTTCTCTTTTTCCTCATTAATCCATCCTCCGAGTTGGTTTTTTAAGGTAAAATCGGGCAGGGTTACCGCTATTTCTTGGATTTCGCGTAAACCTTTTTCCATCAGATATGCATTTACTTCCGAATTTTCTTTTAACTGTGCATAATTCTCAATCAGTTTAGCTACCCGTGCGCTTATCCTACTCAAATTTTTAAACCCTTCAATGAGTTCTTTCATTGAATATTTAATGATATCCAAAAAAATTAGAATGTCAACATAGCAGCAAACCGGGTCCTCTACATATTTTTTAAATCTTGTGAAGGAACGATGAAACCCACGGACAAAATTTGTAAGGGTAATCAATTATTAAGCGCTGGACAAGGCTTTCGCCTTGCATAAATAAAAAAATGCCAACCTGAGTCGTCGGATGGTAACGGTAAAATTGGTAGGCGCAGGCTTTAGCCTGCGGATAATTTTTTTTAAATCCCAGGGTATTTCGCACCCTGAAGGGTGCGGCTACCGCTAATAATCCAGCACATGAAAATAATTTGACAAAAAGTGGAGATGACTCAGATTTTTTTAATATTGACTTCCTGTCAGTTTTAGATATCATTAATGATAAATTAAATAAGGAGGTAAAATGGAGAAAAGATTCACGGCACTCCGGGTCATCTCGGTGATCTTTAAAGTCCTCGCCTGGATTGTAGCGGTCTTTACCATCATTGGGTTTATTGCGATGCTTATCGGTGGTGCAGCATTGGGTGGCATGATGAGCAGAGGTTATGGCGGTTATGGAGGCTTGGGTGGCTTAGGTACGTTGAGTGGCATCGGCATGGCTTTTGTAGTATTGATTTACGGTGCCTTTTTATTTGTCAGCCTGCTTGCAGCTGCAGATATGATTTTAGTGATTCTGGCAATAGAAGAAAATACCCGAGCTTTGAAACCTCCCCAAACGGGCGGATAAATTATAAATTAAAAAGGGCAGGTCTTCCTGCCCTTTTTTATAAAGTAGCCAGATGTAGCAACATTAAAGAGCAACTCTCTTATGCCTGTATCTAACGGGCGATGATGAATTTTTCTATTTTCTTGTCTGAACCTGAATTTCCTTCGGCTGTGATACAGATCAGATAGACACCATTGCTCAGCTTATCGCCCGCTTCATCCCGGCAGTTCCAAAATCTCTGATTGTAGCCCGCGGAGCTCGGGATCGTTGGCAAAACTTTGACCAGCCGACCCGAAACCGTATAGACTTTTATCGTCACTCGGGCACTCTGGGTGAGCAGAAAGGTTATCCAGATCCCATCGTCATTCTTTACCGGATTGGGATAAATTAAAACATTCGCGATGGAAACCCGTTCGTAAATATTAGCATTAAGAGTAATCTTTTTAATTGTCTGATTAAAACAATTATCACTGACATATACTGTGATAGAGTCGGTAGAATTTTCAAGGGTAATCTCAGTTTTAAATTCGCCCTCAGCATCTGAATTTTTGTTATAGATAAAACTATTTCTCAAATCAATCCGATTGGTAATATTATCCTTGCCCACATAAAGGAAAAAGCCCCGCGCATCTTCTTTGGAATTCAATAGATTGATACCGCTTTCGTCTATGACCCGACCGGTAAGGATAAATGTTTTATCCACCCAGTCTCCATCCTTTAATGGTCTTGCTCCCTCATAAAATGAAACCTCTGGACCCTCCTGATCTGTAGTAGGAACGGCACTCCCATAGACCCGGATTGAATCACATGTGGCACTGGCGCGGTCTTTGTAGCCACTCAATTTAATCATCGGTTGATGGAGTGTAGGAATAATCGGCACGGTGAATTTTGCAGTATCAGTCGACCAGTAGCCTTGGTAGATTTCCTTCCCCTCTATTTTATAACTATAAATTACCGTATCAGGAAGGTTATCTCCAATCCGGACGGTGCGCCGGATATACCCACTTATTCTATTTACGGTTGTGGCATCAATCCACTTAATATGGGTCGTATCCTTAACATATGCCGTAAGATAATATGGCTTTTTGCTGGCAGTGATTTTTAATTTCTCTAAGGGACGAACGGAATCGGGGAGAAATTGAAAATTAAAATTCTCCTTCACTTTCCGGATGCGAGTCGCCGGGTCACCCAGCATTAAATGGATATGAACTCCACCCGCATTATGTTTGGCGATATAATAACATTCGCCCATGGTGAGATTGGTATCGGGATGGGTGAATAATCTAAACAATGTGGTACCCAACGAAAGATTAACATTGGTCCAGGATCCCGCGTGCGCCCCGATAGCGCCGATCGCACCCTGACGCATGCGCACAAATTCCTCAGCAAGACATTCGTGGTCTGAGTCATCAAATCGACCCACGGTGCAGGAAGCAAAGTAGAAAAAGAAAAATCTCCGCCCGTTCTTTATCTGGGGGATATTGGTCTCAAGGAAAAGTTTTTCATGGGCAAGTTGAAAGGTATTCCCATGACCAAAGAAGCAACCAATCAAAGCACCCTTATTAAGTTCTTTTATAAAATCCTCGGTCGCCATGGGTTTTGTGGTATTCGGACCATGGGGCGGAAAAGGTAGATAGCTCAAAGTGTAAATCTTAGCCCGATCGTAAAGTGAAGCAGGCACCACATTGTTCAAAACCTCACAGGCATCCGAATGTTCAGTACCCTCCCAATGATTAGCATATTCATCATCCGCAGCCAGAATAATTCTTTTGTTCCAAACACCATCGATATCACCATTCTCATAGGCAAATACCTTGTCGATATAATCGCGCACCTCCTGGTTGGTGCGCACCGTGATCCTACCCAGAATCATTGCCTCGGTGCCAAAGAAATTTACATATTCCCCTTCATAGATGCCATTATCCGGAATTCCCGGATTACCCGAAAGTAAAGTCCCCCATTCATACATCGGCACATAATTGGGTGGATTTTCCTTTCCTAAATTGTTTTTGTAATCGTAGGTTGCATCACCAACGATTAATACATACTTTGGAACAGTATTCCAATGATTATAGGCATGATAGAGAAAATGTTTTATTGCAAGCGGATCATACTTTCCATAGGAAAAGTTATCAAATATTTCATCAACCGTGACGACTTTGGTCGTATACTCCTGCCGGCGATAATTAACCAAGGGCATGATGGAATTGTAGAAATTTTTATGGGTGATGATCAGATATTCACAACCTTCATCCGGCATCCTTAACCGCCCAGGATTAGCGGGTAGGAGTGAAACGCGCTTTGCCGAACTCAAAAGTGTAAGATATAAAAGCTGGAAAGAATCGCACGCCACCGAAAAGGTTATCGTCTTACCTGATAAATTGTAGTTTTCAAATATCCGGGGTTGGCGCAAATCCGTGATATCAAGAACAAATGGTTTAGAGTGCACTCTACTACACTTTATTGTATAATTGCCGGGACTTTTGAAAAAAGCATGGAACGGTTCCGACATATCGGTCAGGCGTTGATATTCAAACTCGAAAGAATTTAGATATAAAGTAAGATTGATTGTATCCGGAAAAACCCTTTTTACCTTGAATTCAAAGGTTGAGGAATCACCGTAAACATTCCCTTCTCCAGTTAGAGCAATCGCCGGTAATTGCATCCGGTGTGGCAAAAGGATAGTATCACTGAAAAAGGTGAGACCGTTGAGAGCAAAAAGATACCAGAAGTACTGGGAACCAGGCGTCATGGAGTCAAAGATAAACATGGTGAGCCTTGTTGGTCCGCAGGCGAATCGATGTTTGATGGGCATACGTACCACCGTGCTCTCAGCACTCCCCAGTGAAAAATCCATCCAGTACCAGTTTATCCCGGAACGAGTTGGGTTATGAATATCCTCTTCCAAATGAAGAATTTCATTAACCGTTGTATCCGGATCAGAACCATTCCACTGGGCATTCACTTTCTCCATCCTTTTTCCATAACTTCCTCCAAATGTAAACCAATAGACATTATTGCGAGCATAACCATTCTCGTACCAATTTAAGAAGGTATCCGGGACAAAGTGGCTTGCTGGATAACCGTAGAATAAGAGATAATCGTTACGGTCGAAAGAACAATCCTCTTCACCTTCCACAAATACCGGAACTTCCATTAAGGAATCCGGAAATGCCTGGAGCACATTCCGGGGTAACAACTCAAATGGAGCGGTATAAATCTTCATCGTCCTGGGGTCAAATTGTCGGGGGTCAATACCTGCTTTTTTTATCGTCTCATAATCTATCTTATACAGCCCTTCTTGCCCTACTTCTATCTTAAACCAGAAACCCGAGGTGAAAGGATTTTTTGGTGTCTGCAGGTTCCTTTCTCGGCGCCAGTTTTTGCACTGGTCATAATTAACGAGCATCCGTCGGTATATCTCCTCAAAAGAGCTATCCACTATCGGCATGCTCTTAGGCTTACCTTTGAACAATACTTTTATTTTCAAACTCCGCACAATCAATAACTCTCTGCGCACCGGATTGTAACGGACCGGGTGAATCTTAATATTAACCGTCCTTAAATCACGGAGATAACCAGGGGGTGAGACTTCAATAATTTTCTCAGGATATAGTTGGTCTATTTGATATAAATCACTCTGTAAAGATACATCTTCCTTGAACGGAGGCTCATGGAGAGCCAGAAAAATAACAGGTTTTATGTCCACATTATAAAGGACTTCCGATTGTTCTTCAATTATTTTGACCTCCACTTCACCGTTCTGGGGTATACCAACGAAGAGATTTAAAGAAGGAACATCAGGCTCACCCGGCCGGGCAAAAGATGTGGCACCGGAAAAATACAGTTTATTCAGCTCAATCTCTCTTCCCCCAAAATGAATCTCCACCCCCATATCCCCAATTTCATTAACCCTTAAGGCGGCGATTAAGAAGTAAGCAAAAACAACTGCCATTGGAGTCTACTCAATCTTTCGTGCCTCGTCAATGAGCATTATTGGAATATCATCTTTTATTGGATAAGCAAGCCGACATGTCAGACATAGAAGTTCTTGCCTCTGTTGATCATATGTTAAATCCCCTTTACACTTTGGACAGCATAAAATTTCTAAGAGCTCTCTCTTGAGCATAATGCCTCCTGAGGTTTGAATATTGTGATTTTATCTCTTAGGGAATTAAAGCCAAGATTTAAAAAACCAAAACCATAGGCACCCAGGAACGGAAGCAAAATAAGTTGCTGGTTAACCAGGGCATAAAAGAAGGTAAATGTCATGTATAGTCCAAATAGAATTTCTAAAAAAGGCATGAAGAAATTGCCATCGGTTAAATATTTTCTACTCTTCAACCCCCCGCTTTTAGGTGTGCGGGTAAAGACGATATTTTTATTGAGCCAGGCTTCAATGATTGCTTTGGTATTGGATATTGCCAATCCCATGGTGTAAGCGATTACGCCCCCGATATAAATAATTCTCCTTTGGTAATCCCGATAACTAAATTTTTGCGAGAAGAAATAAAGGAGGGGATAACCCAATGCACCAACGGTGAAAAATGAGGCGAAAGTATAATAAGACCTGGCAACGATCCCTTCAACTTTTAAGTAGATTATAGGGAAAGAGAAAAACCCTAAAAGGAACATTGCCAGGAAATTGATATGACAGGTGAGATGAACAAATGCCTCATATTTGACAAGAGGTTTCAAATCGCTTCTCAGCACTTCACGCAATAATTTAAGTCCAACCTGAAAGGTCCCTTTTGCCCAGCGATTTTGCTGAAGACGGAAACTATCCACATCCGCCGGTAATTCTCCGGGTACGATTACATCACCCCGATATTTAATACGCCAGCCCCGCAATTGCACACGATAGGAAAGATCAAGGTCTTCAGCCAGGGTATCTCCGGACCAGCCCCCCGCATCAATTATCGCCGATTTGCGCCATATTCCACAGGTGCCATTAAAATTGATTAAAAATCCCGCCTGATTTCTCAATTCCTGCTCGTTAATGAAGTGGTTATCAAGCCCAATCGCCTGACTCCTGGTGAGCAATGATTCTTCAGCATTAAGATGCCCCCAGCGTGCCTGCACCACTGCGACTGCAGGGTCTTGAAATTCGGGCAAAAGTTTTTTCAAAAAATCGCGCGGTGGTACAAAGTCGGCATCAAATATGGCGATAAATTCACCACGTGCCTGATTTAATCCATGCTGAAGCGCCCCTGCCTTGTATCCCGCGCGAGTTCCGCGCCGGATATGTTTGATATCAAAACCTGACTTTAATGGTTCTTCAATCAGTTCTTCAATAATTGCCGTCGTCTCGTCCGTTGAATCATCAAGAATTTGAACCTCCAGCTTCTCTTTGGGATAATCCACCATTAAAACACTATTTATCAAACGACGCACAACAAATTTTTCATTAAAAATCGGGAGTTGAATCGTTACCTCCGGATATTCTTTAAGGGTCAAATTACAATTTTTCTCGTCTTTTCTTCGATTTCGCCGGTATTTAATATGAAGGAAGAGAAGAACATAGGAATGGATGGAATAGAAAAACAATACTAACAGGACGAGGGTATAAATAAAAAGTATCAAACCAGTCAATCAGACCCCTCGGTTAATGCAATTACCTCAAGAGGGAAAAGAGGACAAAGAAGCATTGCCCGGTATTTTGAGATCTCAAGGTATGGCATATCAAGATATACAGCTATTCTATCCAAATTTCTCGGACTGTCAAGGGTTGCAATTCCAATAACCACACTATCAACTTCAATTGCAATCGCCTTAACAGGTTGAAGCTTTTTCTTAAATTTTATCATCAAATAAGGACGAGAAATACGGTCAAATCTCAATTCCACGGATTCTATCATATTCTGCCCGCATATCAATTGCTTCATATAAACCAACTCGCTAACCTTTTTATTTAAATACCCGAGATGTGTTGCCTCCAGCGGATTTTCCGCTATCTCATAAATCAATGTATTACCGGGAGCAAGAAATTCCTGGAGTTCATGGGTCTGATATCCGCTTGGAACACGAAGAATCACCTTCTCATCATCCCTTAAGACCCTGCCATCAATTGTCAATAACTTTAAACGATGCTTTATCTTTCTCAGTGCCATCGCTAAGTCAATTGTGCTATCAATGAGGATTTGATAACTTCGAAAATCACTCTGAGGAGGGTGAATACTTTTTTTATGATTATAGTTAAAAATCCTTATCCTCCAGTAAACCGAAGAATCAGGCAAGCCTACCCAGATCAACTCCGGTAAATAAGAATTTTTTCCAACCTCAATATATCCCACCATCTCCCGCCAGCGGTCGGGTGCGAGAAATGGCAGTGTGGCATTGAAACGAAACCCGTAATTCTTATCAGCCCCCAGAAACTCAAATTGTTCAAATTCGATGATCCTCCTTATCTGTTCATAGAGATTCGACTCTTCACCCCTTGTTGAGACCTGCCATTTGTTCTCTTTTTTTGACCATTCCCGATCTCCAATCCCGATATATTCATAATCACAAACCGTATCTCCATAGTCCCATTGACCCCGGAGTTGTTCGCCCCATTGCAACACACAATCACCACGGGCATTAATCCGGACCCTATGTGTTTTAAGTTCGTATTCATAGCTGAACGAGCGCTGGTATAAAAGGTTTCTAACCCAACCTTTCACCTCGCGGATAGGATCTGGATGATACACTACCCGAGGTGTGCAGCCAATCGCGATTAAAATCAAGAACAAGAAGGATTTTGTTTTTGATATCAGCATAAAAAATTATACCCACAAATTGAGAAATATCAAGCACCTGTACTAAAGACGACAAATTTATAAATTCCAATTTCTTCTCGTGTAGAAAATGTAGCGATTTACCACTTTAACCATTGACAGAAGAAAAAAATTTTTTATAATCCCTAATAGGAAGGAGTTACACCGTGAAATTATTTTATATCAAAACAGCAATCTCGGGGATATTGATGATGGTGAGTATTATGGCGATCGATTGTAAAAATCCTGATGAGTATAAACCGAAAGGTGATTCCCTCATCCCTCCCCCTCCACCCCCACAGTTACTAACCCCTCCGGACAGTTTTGTCCATATGCCCTTTGCGGGTGGATCGCGATTGTACATATCATGGGAGCCACTTGCCGATGCTGAAAGTTATGAAATAAAATTCATACCGGAGAAACATCAGGAATGGACAATCTCCCTTGATACAAATTTCCTGATTCAATCCTGGGCAGATACTTCCCTTTTTGACCGGTATCAGTGGCAGGTAAGGGCTTACTCGACAAAATGGGAATATTATACTGCCTGGTCCTCACCTCACCATTTTGAAGTAAGTTCAC
The nucleotide sequence above comes from candidate division WOR-3 bacterium. Encoded proteins:
- a CDS encoding cyclic nucleotide-binding domain-containing protein — encoded protein: MKDFTRVTLFKYLSPQEINWLMVKWEPREVAKDTVIIKEGTMGDEMYLIESGKVEVFLTRGDLVLVLSELGEASFFGEMALLTDKPRSATVRAKTDCRLYVLKKQQFMEIINENPKVAAKFLLAMSEDLSHRIMVTNANLENYFLINRAIVDNESFRNLYILTHKAPSSSG
- a CDS encoding BREX system ATP-binding domain-containing protein; its protein translation is MSAPNSKIVFHNIFGEGIVLETRWNGTETRVQFRSGLCIWLPTKWLKVLQVEEKELDRISSRRLVEAFRLGIVSHQDIEYFTLGRNYEIDMFKRALENLKNGNGGVFLIEGEYGSGKSHLAEYLRHLALKNGFATAYCELHLHETPPYRPKKIYHELVTSLRYIKNNCEYGFRDLLREAQDIELKDHCFLTPVLKKIKYIEQNDASSEVFWQWIEGESTKEYATDRNAPFRVRGGQVIPALYDFSTAADFYNYLISGLSFIARQLGLGGLVLIIDEFEEVNHIEEYPLQERGRAFLEGLVRIALDDEELKRINRYMLHNKVRPTPYSYKENYILLLLATTPGEDEWLTRLIKNKILLRKFTRPELELLFDNLLRIYKTAFPDFNLDLKIQSNILEGAIRKFSKELRMFIKYIVEAFDLVRFGKRG
- a CDS encoding BREX system ATP-binding domain-containing protein; the encoded protein is MSEHIDPIVARLMINTLGGYGTPPELGIEYYTVGLDSYLKPLEEEYFNFPGRQSISTFKLVVGNYGGGKTHFLYSIRNLAWKYHYATSYVSLSATECPFDRLELVYKSVVLNITPPLKESEMMNPYERGIEALLRRWYTQVRMERDFLSLIKALESTSYTNCLKGALSNLAADDEEGFLTLVQWLKGEDIPREVKLRYRISEKIDRSSAFRMLRSLIQFVNTIGYNGLVLLFDEAERGMSISSARDKRRALDNLRQIIDECGNSRLPGAMFFYALSDENLLLEGTGGVYEALKQRLRSSFTRINPVGVKIDLERIEIEPMEFLLKLGEKLAHIYTAAYNCEFNDEMLKKSIKNMASVVLEMQLLDISYRRIFVVGMIDALQQLRSFNTPIDRETARQILKTRTKELLEKEKEEVERAEF
- a CDS encoding C25 family cysteine peptidase, translated to MAVVFAYFLIAALRVNEIGDMGVEIHFGGREIELNKLYFSGATSFARPGEPDVPSLNLFVGIPQNGEVEVKIIEEQSEVLYNVDIKPVIFLALHEPPFKEDVSLQSDLYQIDQLYPEKIIEVSPPGYLRDLRTVNIKIHPVRYNPVRRELLIVRSLKIKVLFKGKPKSMPIVDSSFEEIYRRMLVNYDQCKNWRRERNLQTPKNPFTSGFWFKIEVGQEGLYKIDYETIKKAGIDPRQFDPRTMKIYTAPFELLPRNVLQAFPDSLMEVPVFVEGEEDCSFDRNDYLLFYGYPASHFVPDTFLNWYENGYARNNVYWFTFGGSYGKRMEKVNAQWNGSDPDTTVNEILHLEEDIHNPTRSGINWYWMDFSLGSAESTVVRMPIKHRFACGPTRLTMFIFDSMTPGSQYFWYLFALNGLTFFSDTILLPHRMQLPAIALTGEGNVYGDSSTFEFKVKRVFPDTINLTLYLNSFEFEYQRLTDMSEPFHAFFKSPGNYTIKCSRVHSKPFVLDITDLRQPRIFENYNLSGKTITFSVACDSFQLLYLTLLSSAKRVSLLPANPGRLRMPDEGCEYLIITHKNFYNSIMPLVNYRRQEYTTKVVTVDEIFDNFSYGKYDPLAIKHFLYHAYNHWNTVPKYVLIVGDATYDYKNNLGKENPPNYVPMYEWGTLLSGNPGIPDNGIYEGEYVNFFGTEAMILGRITVRTNQEVRDYIDKVFAYENGDIDGVWNKRIILAADDEYANHWEGTEHSDACEVLNNVVPASLYDRAKIYTLSYLPFPPHGPNTTKPMATEDFIKELNKGALIGCFFGHGNTFQLAHEKLFLETNIPQIKNGRRFFFFYFASCTVGRFDDSDHECLAEEFVRMRQGAIGAIGAHAGSWTNVNLSLGTTLFRLFTHPDTNLTMGECYYIAKHNAGGVHIHLMLGDPATRIRKVKENFNFQFLPDSVRPLEKLKITASKKPYYLTAYVKDTTHIKWIDATTVNRISGYIRRTVRIGDNLPDTVIYSYKIEGKEIYQGYWSTDTAKFTVPIIPTLHQPMIKLSGYKDRASATCDSIRVYGSAVPTTDQEGPEVSFYEGARPLKDGDWVDKTFILTGRVIDESGINLLNSKEDARGFFLYVGKDNITNRIDLRNSFIYNKNSDAEGEFKTEITLENSTDSITVYVSDNCFNQTIKKITLNANIYERVSIANVLIYPNPVKNDDGIWITFLLTQSARVTIKVYTVSGRLVKVLPTIPSSAGYNQRFWNCRDEAGDKLSNGVYLICITAEGNSGSDKKIEKFIIAR
- a CDS encoding Trm112 family protein — translated: MLKRELLEILCCPKCKGDLTYDQQRQELLCLTCRLAYPIKDDIPIMLIDEARKIE
- a CDS encoding glycosyltransferase, whose protein sequence is MTGLILFIYTLVLLVLFFYSIHSYVLLFLHIKYRRNRRKDEKNCNLTLKEYPEVTIQLPIFNEKFVVRRLINSVLMVDYPKEKLEVQILDDSTDETTAIIEELIEEPLKSGFDIKHIRRGTRAGYKAGALQHGLNQARGEFIAIFDADFVPPRDFLKKLLPEFQDPAVAVVQARWGHLNAEESLLTRSQAIGLDNHFINEQELRNQAGFLINFNGTCGIWRKSAIIDAGGWSGDTLAEDLDLSYRVQLRGWRIKYRGDVIVPGELPADVDSFRLQQNRWAKGTFQVGLKLLREVLRSDLKPLVKYEAFVHLTCHINFLAMFLLGFFSFPIIYLKVEGIVARSYYTFASFFTVGALGYPLLYFFSQKFSYRDYQRRIIYIGGVIAYTMGLAISNTKAIIEAWLNKNIVFTRTPKSGGLKSRKYLTDGNFFMPFLEILFGLYMTFTFFYALVNQQLILLPFLGAYGFGFLNLGFNSLRDKITIFKPQEALCSRESS